One Rhizoctonia solani chromosome 2, complete sequence DNA segment encodes these proteins:
- a CDS encoding vacuolar protein sorting-associated protein 9a produces MDSPKPTRVDSPNVPPDTQASGTVLNIEQKEEASNGKVGFDGSSRANDHSAHVSDVSSRSKDDSSTNATRAPYPGNPLVVVENAQSPSEPPRLALVTDIEIPQNFDFPNTAIAGSPPSSAAPKPRYNSAVVDEFDPLAKPKSPKTPVSGRPSTPTQGRPLNPSQGRAPTPTGSQGRGQTPIARSDQAGQRPPTPTSASATVATFPSIASIARSLISRPNSPITSSRPEFPGGSPTSKSPSLPHSPATRTRPIQPSNLATSSEQPQTPTTPDPEQFDFQKFLDQLKSRPADPVAKYLRSFLHNFSKKNFTVNDQIKFVHDFLVFISARMRECEIWKKAGEVEFDNAVEGMEKLVMNRIYEFTFTPQIARSGRPVTTDDLERDRVLKQRIALFQWIKPEHLDIPMTLKDQGESEITPSSPLLRRTHLRRMLKSPRIAKSAWGSYCLLSRSEMNKIDHYKAPRDKLICVLNSCKVIFGLIRHLRGDEGADSFIPLLIFVLIRANPEHLLSNIEYINRFRRTSKLQSEAGYYLSSLMGAVSFIETMDHTSLSNITQEDFEKNVEQAIQALPPSPDPSSPAIAPAVVSSRSTASDLSQLSSASGSSSIGEESARTLQLPQVAAIAEDTRKFLERTGESLSKPLNAIGRIFSEVLDDEPRSPSSGYPGSSQAVYRPRSGQPGAMGDSNTQTGLLPPLQFHNLGFDTSNPTTPNGGPPPTHPVSRATTPLDFSAMQAEIDRAHAAAADAARATLHQIFPTMDKEVTDMVLEANNGDLGRSIDKLLEMSHVSPALFRSVYGSNLAGSVGICVDSAQRMQRSGHLPARSMFSTVSASLCALFLLPLVTYAAPTNVPRAGVTALAASQVAAYKPYTLLTRAGYCPASKTATWSCGTPCTSLSGFVPYASGGDGVVTPYWYVGYYPAISSVVVANQGTDPSKFVPLLIDGDFILDGFDSALFPGLPTTLKAHGGFLDAQGRGASAKLAAVKKALATYPGATVATVGHSLGGAISLLDAVYLKRQISGIKLKVVTYGQPRVGNSAFASWVDANLSDVSRITNEKDIVPIVPGRGLGFAHSSGEKHILAPGSWVACAGQDNTDGQCTTGVVSNILVGDVNDHGGPYEGIHVGSDEC; encoded by the exons ATGGACTCCCCGAAGCCGACCCGTGTGGATTCGCCCAACGTGCCACCCGATACGCAAGCTTCTGGGACTGTGCTAAATATCGAACAGAAAGAGGAGGCTTCCAACGGGAAAGTAGGATTTGATGGCTCTTCTCGTGCAAATGACCATTCTGCACATGTGAGCGATGTCTCTTCCCGCTCGAAAGACGACTCTTCCACAAACGCGACACGCGCACCGTATCCTGGAAACCCACTAGTCGTCGTCGAAAACGCTCAGTCGCCTTCTGAACCGCCGCGTCTGGCACTCGTGACCGACATCGAAATACCTCAGAATTTTGATTTCCCTAATACTGCTATTGCTGGGTCTCCTCCATCGTCTGCTGCGCCTAAACCTCGTTATAATTCGGCAGTAGTCGATGAATTTGATCCGCTTGCTAAGCCCAAGTCGCCCAAGACTCCCGTTTCAGGGAGACCTTCGACACCAACGCAGGGAAGACCATTGAATCCTAGTCAAGGACGTGCCCCAACTCCGACTGGGTCCCAGGGGCGAGGGCAAACACCCATTGCGCGTTCCGACCAGGCCGGTCAGAGACCACCAACGCCGACTTCTGCATCTGCGACTGTGGCCACGTTTCCTTCAATTGCGAGCATCGCTCGCTCGCTTATTTCTCGGCCCAACTCTCCTATTACGTCTTCTAGACCCGAGTTTCCTGGCGGGTCGCCGACGTCCAAGAGTCCATCGTTACCGCACTCGCCTGCAACCCGGACCAGACCCATCCAACCTTCGAATTTGGCCACGTCGTCTGAACAACCTCAGACTCCTACTACTCCTGACCCAGAGCAGTTTGACTTTCAAAAGTTTTTGGATCAGCTAAAGTCGCGCCCGGCTGACCCTGTTGCAAAGTACCTGCGCAG CTTTTTGCATAACTTTTCAAAGAAGAATTTTACTGTGAATGATCAAATTAAGTTTGTTCATGACTTTTTGGTC TTCATCTCTGCTCGAATGCGAGAGTGTGAGATTTGGAAGAAAGCAGGCGAGGTAGAATTCGACAATGCCGTAGAAGGGATGGAGAAACTGGTCATGAATCGAATATACGAATT CACATTTACCCCCCAGATTGCCAGAAGCGGTCGGCCCGTGACTACTGACGATCTCGAACGCGACCGAGTGCTAAAACAGCGCATTGCTTTGTTTCAATGGATCAAGCCAGAGCATCTTGATATTCCGATGACGTTAAAGGACCAGGGAGAGAGTGAAATTACGCCATCCAGCCCCCTGCTGCGGAGAACACACCTCCGACGAATGCTGAAAAGTCCACGGATAGCGAAATCAGCATGGGGTTCTTACTGTTTGCTCAGCAGG TCAGAAATGAATAAGATTGATCACTACAAAGCGCCAAGGGACAAACTTATTTGTGTTCTTAACTCGTGCAAAGTGATATTTG GGTTAATTCGCCATTTACGAGGTGATGAAGGCGCAGATAGCTTTATCCCATTACTTATATTCGTTCTGATACGAGCCAACCCGGAACACTTGCTGTCCAACATCGA GTATATCAATCGGTTCCGAAGAACCAGCAAGCTTCAAAGCGAGGCTGGTTATTACTTGTCGAGTCTA ATGGGTGCTGTTTCCTTTATCGAGACGATGGACCATACATCATTGTCCAACATTACGCAAGAGGACTTTGAAAA AAACGTTGAACAAGCAATCCAAGCGTTACCACCCTCGCCCGATCCTTCATCTCCTGCAATTGCGCCGGCGGTTGTATCGTCTCGGTCAACAGCATCCGACTTGTCTCAACTTTCTTCAGCCTCTGGATCATCTTCCATAGGGGAGGAATCAGCTCGAACCTTACAGCTCCCTCAGGTTGCTGCCATTGCTGAAGATACCCGAAAATTCCTAGAACGTACAGGGGAGTCTTTATCAAAACCGCTCAATGCAATAGGTCGCATCTTCAGCGAAGTGCTCGACGACGAACCACGTAGTCCTAGTAGTGGTTACCCAGGATCGTCTCAGGCGGTATACAGACCACGTAGTGGGCAACCAGGTGCTATGGGAGATAGTAACACTCAAACGGGATTACTACCCCCACTTCAGTTTCATAATCTTGGGTTCGACACTTCGAATCCGACTACCCCTAATGGCGGCCCTCCACCGACTCACCCTGTTTCACGAGCAACCACGCCCCTGGACTTTTCGGCGATGCAAGCTGAGATCGATCGTGCTCATGCGGCGGCGGCGGACGCTGCACGAGCTACGCTACACCAAATATTTCCTACAATGGACAAAGAAGTTACAGACATGGTTCTGGAAGCCAATAATGGAGATCTTGGTCGTAGTATTGATAAGCTCTTGGAAATGAGC CACGTTAGCCCCGCATTATTTCGGTCGGTATACGGTTCGAACTTGGCGGGAAGCGTAGGAATTTGCGTTGACAGCGCGCAACGCATGCAACGAAGTGGTCACCTGCCTGCACGTTC GATGTTCAGTACTGTCTCTGCCTCACTGTGTGCGCTCTTCCTGTTGCCTCTGGTGACATACGCAGCGCCTACTAATGTGCCGCGGGCTGGTGTGACTGCTCTTGCTGCTTCGCAGGTTGCGGCATACAAGCCATACAC CTTGCTAACCCGTGCAGGGTACTGCCCTGCAAGCAAGACGGCGACGTGGTCCTGTGGAA CCCCTTGTACCTCATTGTCAGGCTTCGTCCCATATGCTTCGGGCGGGGACGGCGTCGTTACACCGTACTGGTATGTTGGGTACTATCCAGCTATCAGTTCGGTTGTCGTAGCAAACCAAGGAACAGATCCAAGCAAATT CGTCCCTCTCTTGATAGACGGAGACTTTATACTTGATGGTTTTGATTCAGCATTATTCCCAGGCCTTCCAACGACTCTCAAAGCCCACGGCGGCTTCCTGGATGCGCAAGGCAGGGGTGCCTCAGCCAAGCTCGCCGCTGTCAAAAAGGCATTGGCGACTTATCCTGGAGCAACCGTCGCAACTGTTGGTCACAGCTTGG GTGGGGCCATATCTTTGCTCGACGCTGTCTATCTCAAAAGACAAATATCCGGCATTAAGCTCAAGGTGGTCACATACGGCCAGCCACGTGTTGGGAACTCCGCGTTCGCAAGCTGGGTCGATGCTAAC CTTTCGGACGTATCGCGCATCACCAATGAAAAAG ATATTGTACCGATAGTCCCTGGCCGTGGTCTTGGGTTCGCACATTCCTCTGGAGAGAAGCATATCTTAGCCCCTGGGTCCTGGGTGGCTTGCGCAGGACAGGATAATACGGATGGGCAGTGTACCACAGGGGTCGTAAGCAATATCTTGGTGGGCGATGTTAATGACCATG GTGGTCCATACGAAGGTATTCACGTTGGAAGTGACGAATGTTAA
- a CDS encoding HSF-type DNA-binding domain protein has translation MSRAPHHQHSRSFPHNNPHLRIPSISSAPLAPPTLNIIAPRSPGPRLTIPADTPPPSALSPLSPLSPPSPVPTRGRTPNLSLDITALTVASGPNSASVSSAQASPLMSAATLVFNGGINSQTMLHPNYLNAPQSSQTQTQSPVQQNGLFTFDMQTNVTSHTSTSGHSRKRSVSGEPRNESPTRPNTGSGDSFDFLTSLMGGYDMPMSNGVSPNATGTGSGSPTTTSDPEPDVDMDGDFKDIDMGNGVFGGPGPGSSNAKPSNNNFVTKLFQYDLCRYGYIGNFSSFVRQLNMYGFHKVNKTPRSQRTSQDNQTWEFSHPKFLKGRVDLLDQIKRKALDNEPPGRNTRVELPAEVATQLRRMVQEHQSLKHALAEERARVEGLTDVVKMLYDIVATTHPGQMPGQFPTDLLDPSENPPIYITSPPESPLPPPFSLSNGGTGTFAYSPTSSPTSPDFPQPQDGRGHVKRIRVEESSFPAGLGLDHGMNHHHSQHQASQDGARRLLRARSDSAPHGMGLGHYLTSAIPQQGRPRSGSSLSGYQPQAQPGGVKDEYSLSGMGLDLGM, from the exons ATGTCGAGGGCCCCCCATCACCAGCATTCGCGGTCTTTCCCGCACAACAATCCCCATCTCCGTATTCCCTCTATATCTTCTGCACCCCTAGCACCGCCCACTCTCAATATCATTGCCCCCCGCTCCCCTGGGCCCAGGCTCACTATTCCTGCAGACACGCCACCGCCATCTGCTCTTTCGCCACTAAGTCCACTCTCGCCTCCAAGCCCGGTCCCAACTCGCGGTCGTACTCCCAACCTTTCCTTGGATATCACCGCACTTACCGTTGCGAGCGGCCCAAATTCAGCCAGTGTAAGCTCAGCACAGGCATCTCCACTCATGAGTGCTGCCACTCTTGTGTTCAACGGGGGGATCAACAGCCAAACGATGTTGCACCCCAACTATCTCAACGCGCCTCAGAGCTCGCAAACTCAGACTCAGAGTCCCGTTCAACAGAATGGCCTGTTCACATTCGACATGCAGACCAACGTCACATCCCACACCTCTACGTCAGGACACAGCCGGAAGCGAAGTGTTTCCGGAGAGCCGCGGAACGAGAGTCCTACCAGGCCCAACACCGGGTCAGGAGATTCATTTGATTTCCTCACCTCACTGATGGGCGGGTATGATATGCCTATGTCCAACGGCGTGAGCCCGAATGCGACTGGGACAGGAAGTGGTAGCCCAACCACCACTTCAGACCCTGAGCCAGATGTCGACATGGACGGCGATTTCAAGGACATTGATATGGGGAATGGTGTGTTCGGGGGTCCAGGTCCCGGCTCGTCTAATGCAAAGCCGAGCAATAACAATTTCGTGACGAAGCTCTTCCAGTACGACCTTTGTCGTTATGGCTATATTGG TAAT TTTTCGAGTTTCGTTCGTCAGCTTAATATGTATGGTTTCCACAAAGTCAACAAG ACTCCACGTTCGCAACGCACTTCGCAAGATAACCAAACATGGGAATTCTCTCACCCCAAATTCCTCAAGGGTCGAGTTGACTTGCTCGATCAGATCAAACGCAAAGCCCTCGACAATGAACCTCCTGGTCGTAACACTCGAGTCGAATTACCTGCCGAGGTCGCCACCCAGCTTAGGAGAATGGTTCAGGAGCACCAGAGCTTGAAACATGCTTTGGCCGAGGAGCGTGCACGAGTTGAAGGGTTGACCGATGTGGTGAAGATGCTGTATGATATTGTCGCAACTACTCACCCTGGACAGA TGCCCGGTCAATTCCCTACGGACCTGCTCGATCCTAGCGAGAACCCGCCTATTTATATCACATCCCCACCTGAATCCCCACTCCCGCCACCGTTCTCCCTTTCTAATGGTGGTACTGGTACGTTTGCGTACTCGCCCACGTCTTCACCCACCTCACCCGACTTTCCCCAACCCCAAGATGGACGGGGCCATGTCAAACGCATCCGCGTGGAAGAATCGAGCTTCCCGGCCGGACTTGGTCTTGACCACGGCATGAACCATCACCATTCGCAACATCAGGCGAGCCAAGATGGGGCCCGCCGGCTCCTGCGAGCCCGGAGTGACTCAGCTCCACATGGAATGGGTCTAGGCCATTACCTGACTAGCGCGATTCCTCAGCAAGGCCGCCCAAGAAGTGGGTCTAGTCTGTCCGGATATCAGCCCCAAGCCCAACCGGGAGGCGTCAAGGACGAATACTCCCTGAGTGGCATGGGTTTGGATTTGGGTATGTAG